Proteins from one Sarcophilus harrisii chromosome 2, mSarHar1.11, whole genome shotgun sequence genomic window:
- the CEBPG gene encoding CCAAT/enhancer-binding protein gamma, whose product MSKTSQQSSAAGANGISVIHTQAHASGLQQVPQVVPVSPGGGGKAAPPSKQSKKSSSMDRNSDEYRQRRERNNMAVKKSRLKSKQKAQDTLQRVNQLKEENERLEAKIKLLTKELSVLKDLFLEHAHNLADNVQPMSTESTTTNPDNTGQ is encoded by the coding sequence ATGAGCAAGACATCCCAACAGAGCAGTGCTGCAGGAGCCAACGGGATAAGTGTTATTCACACACAGGCCCATGCCAGTGGTTTGCAGCAGGTTCCTCAGGTGGTGCCAGTCAGTCCTGGGGGAGGAGGCAAAGCTGCACCTCCCagcaagcaaagcaaaaaaagttCATCTATGGATAGGAACAGTGATGAGTATCGACAGCGAAGGGAACGAAACAACATGGCAGTGAAAAAAAGTCGGTTAAAAAGCAAGCAGAAAGCCCAGGATACCCTGCAGAGAGTCAACcagcttaaagaagaaaatgaacgCTTGGAAGCAAAAATTAAACTGCTGACTAAGGAATTAAGTGTACTTAAAGATTTATTTCTTGAGCACGCACACAATCTGGCAGACAACGTACAGCCTATGAGCACTGAAAGCACTACAACAAATCCTGATAACACAGGACAGTAG